The stretch of DNA ATATGGTCAATGTTCTCAGGTTGAATTAGGAAGCTAAAATGGGAAGCAAAGGTCGAATGCCACCTCCACATCTAAGACGCCCTCATCCAGGTCCTGGCATAATACACCCAGATGCATTTGGTCCTGGAATGCACCCGCAAGCTGGTGCTTTCTCCCCTTTTGACATGCTACCGCATCCAGAAGTTATGGAACAGAAGCTTGCTGCACAACACGTGGAGATGCAGAAACTTGCAACCGAAAACCAGAGGCTTGCTTCCACCCATGGATCGTTGAGACAAGAACTTGCTGCAGCACAGCATGAGCTGCAGATGTTGCATGCTCAGATAGGAGCTGTGAAGACTGAAAGAGAGCAGCAGATGAGGGACCTTATGGATAAAATTGGTAAGATGGAAGCTGAACTTCAAGCAACAGAACCTGTTAAGTTGGAGTTGCAACAAGCGCGAGCTGAGGCCCAGAACTTAGTTGTTGCAAGGCAGGAACTAATTTCTAAGGCGCAACAATTAAACCAAGATCTTCAAAAGGCCCATTCAGACGTGCAGCAAATTCCTGCTTTAATGTCGGAACTTGACAGCCTCAGGCAGGAGTATCAGCACTGCAGGTACTTATTACCTGGTTGTTATGGTGTGTTCTGGAGCTagttaaagaatttttttttacttatgacAGAGCCACTGAAATGAAACTGGTAAGTTTATTGGTGTAGTGGTGGGTTTTTGGTGCAGGCAGATTAGGAAGCTCATAACTATTTTTGGAAGCTGTCACCATTTGTTGCTTCTAATTGTAAagtttaaattactattttagagatggatttgaCCTTTTGTGATCTGATTTTTGCAGGGTCACCTATGACTATGAGAAGAAATTGTACAATGATCATCTTGAGTCCCTACAGGTTATGGAGAAGGACTATATGAACATGGCCAGGGAGGTTGAAAAGCTACGAACGGAGTTGACAAACATTGCTAACATCAACAGAAGAACTGGTATTTTACTAGTTTGATAAAACTTCCCTTATACTTTCAGGACTATTTTTCTTCATCCTTTTTAATTTTCCCTGAACGCCTGTACTGTAAATGTTCAGGTGGGCCTTATGGTGGCAGTGGGTACAATGAAAACGAGGTTTCTGGGCATTATCCCGTGGGACATAACACCTATGATGATAGCTATGGTACTTCGCAGGTTGATATCTTCACCCTAATTCACTTAAGTTTTTGATCACAGGCTAAGTGATTTCCTTAAGTTAAAGGAAATCAAATATTAAGAATTGTTTTATAGTAGCTGTGTGTATTTATAAAGACATTATTTAATCAGCTATCAGAGATTAGGAATTGGGTTTTAAAAttggaactttttttttttcataaccATATGTAGGTGAATGATTTTGTTTTCCCAGGCATTTGACATGAATTTCTATAAAGTTGTGttccattagatttcttttcaGACTTTATGACCATATAAAGGTGAACATTtacttcaaaaatataaaatgtaatgtcatgaacctagggttcataatgGCCGAAATGGGCAATCGGAAAGATTCAATTGAATTAAGGTCAAGAGCAGaatgtattagagggaaaattgaagaagaatgggagagaaattagagagaaatgagggagagcaatagagagaaacaagagggagaagggagagaaTTATAGAGAGAATCagaattttctttaatcaattcatgcataatcccttcctacagctgaggcaatatatatagcctcacttaGCTATCAAACAAAGCTCTTTAGCCAACTAAGttacaagacaaaaagggaaaataacagaataacaacACTCATGTGCTGTAAccgaattacaaaaataccccctaactgtaattgtaactcaattacagcttgacccctataatacccaaggtCGTGACATGTAatacttcaaaataatatttatttatttaaattttgacatTAGGGTGATCCTAGGTAGCAATAGTAAAATTGCATCTTTGTGACTGGAAGGTCACAAGTTTGAGTCTCATGGACATTAAATGtccaatttaattttcacattattatttttaatatttgaattttctaatatatcaaaatagtaaaaatactTGTTTTAAATTCTATATGTTATAGAAGTAAGGTGTGAACAAAAAGTCCTAATATCAATTTTAGAAAGATCTGGCTATAAACAAGGCACAAGATTCTCATCCAAAACTTCTCAAATCAGAAGTTTGAAAGAGAAAGGTCTAGTAGATgtgattttgtattattttgtttagaaaTACTTTCAGACTAATTTTTCTCAATCTTCTAATGTACTTGTGTTTCAGTGATGGACAAGCCTGACTGGTCATGTTATAAATATCCTTGTGTGTGTTAAATGTTGCTTTGGTGTGTCCAAGAAGTATCTCCTTCAAAaacgaaaaaggaaaaataatagaacatgCCTACAGTAGTTTTGAACTTGTATCTGGTTTTACCTGACAAAAAAAGGAACTTGAATCTGGACATGTTAGACGAGGTGACTTAGCACCTTAAAAGTGTTAAGGGATTAAATCTGCACAAGATCCTTCGTAGTATGCTTGCCGGAACTTGTGTGCCAGAATataaaaatgaatggaaaagAAGGGGCAGTAAACTACATGTGTTTACGGCTTGAGATCTAAGCACAATATGGGTGTCAACCCTGCTCCCTCATGAACTTGTGGTGCAGGTGGGTGTGGAAATATGTGTAATTACCATTTGAGACAGATGTGATACGGGAATGTTAATCTCTTGCCCCTTCTTGTATCTTCTTGTTGAGCTGTTAAAGCAAGTTAGAAACTAGAAACTAGCACCCTCAGGGTTAAGTTTATCTGGGCTTTGCAGAAACATAACTGCTGGCACCAGCAAATCTACTAATGCCGTCCAACTATGAGAGCTAACAGTTCGATAAAAGGTGACATGATGGGGAGCTAAGCTAACAGATCAACTGCTTGAGGCATTTTCTCTGCTTTCCTTATCCTGAAATAGCAGGGTCGCCTTTCTTGCTTGAACCAATAACCATCTTCTGATTAACCTAGCCAATGACATTAAATTGTTGCATGCTTGACTTAGGGTAACTGTCAATGGCTTGAGGATTACTTTTGGTCTCTGTAAATCTGTTTTAGTGATGAAGTAGAATTAGagctacaaaattattttgcattttGAATGACAGGGACGTGCTCCCCCTTCTGGGGCTGCTGCCAGTGGCACTCCTGGTCATGCTGGTGCTCCATCTGCACATACTCCTGCAGGAGCTGGCTACGATGCATCCCGTGGACCTGGCTACGATGCGCCCCGGGGACCTGGCTATGATGCACACAGAGGACCGAGTTATGATGCTCAAGGAGGACCTGGTTATGGGGGACCCAATTATGATGCACAGAGACAGAGAGGAGCTGGCTACGCGCCTCACTGGGGAGCTGGCTATGATGTTCAGAGAGGACCTGGTTATGATGTTCAGAGAGGAGCCGGTTTTGATTCTCAGAGGGGACCTGGATATGATGGACAATGGGGACCTGGCTATGATATGCGGGTAGCAGGATATGATGGACAAAGTGGACTGAGTGCCAAGAATGTGGGATACGATGTACCAAGAGGCGCTGGTAATCCTCAAGGGCCGGTGGCACCTCCTAACAATGCCCATTATGGGTCTGCAACGCCACCTAATCGTGCAGCTAGTGGGTATGAGGCACCGCCACGGggagggggaggaggaggaagcAACGCCGTTCGAAAATGAGCATGAGATTACTTGGTGTTTTTCTAAGCTTTTGTTTCCATGGGATGGGATTGCAGCTCCTGGAGAGTGAAGCCCAGCTGAGTATGTAACTGCTGTTAAGGCCGTGACGGCACAAAGTGGTGCAGCGTGTGGAATAGATGAGTTagaaaaaaacatgttttaaacCGTTTTGATACAATTGTAGTGGTCTTCTTCATTAGCCATCATTGGTGCTTGTCAAGGTGGTGTGGTTTATGCTGCACAATTAGCCCACGCCGCCTCCTACCCTTCATTTATATTCAGGATTTCTACCGATAAAAGTGGATTTACATATGAAGGGAAGGCCAGGGCATGTCTCTATATCTCAGATTTTTGAGTTAAACATATACTATGATACCTCTTAAGTCTGATTTAATCACACATAATCTGCATCAATTATGAAACATTATATGGTATGCTTGTTCTATCTTTTTGTTTCCCAATAAGAACCCCACAACTTGCAAGgtaagatgaaattttttaccTGTCATCTTCAATTTGATTCATTTGAATAAACACAGCCACACGCTTCTAGctaagaatattat from Diospyros lotus cultivar Yz01 chromosome 6, ASM1463336v1, whole genome shotgun sequence encodes:
- the LOC127804243 gene encoding protein FLX-like 2, which produces MGSKGRMPPPHLRRPHPGPGIIHPDAFGPGMHPQAGAFSPFDMLPHPEVMEQKLAAQHVEMQKLATENQRLASTHGSLRQELAAAQHELQMLHAQIGAVKTEREQQMRDLMDKIGKMEAELQATEPVKLELQQARAEAQNLVVARQELISKAQQLNQDLQKAHSDVQQIPALMSELDSLRQEYQHCRVTYDYEKKLYNDHLESLQVMEKDYMNMAREVEKLRTELTNIANINRRTGGPYGGSGYNENEVSGHYPVGHNTYDDSYGTSQGRAPPSGAAASGTPGHAGAPSAHTPAGAGYDASRGPGYDAPRGPGYDAHRGPSYDAQGGPGYGGPNYDAQRQRGAGYAPHWGAGYDVQRGPGYDVQRGAGFDSQRGPGYDGQWGPGYDMRVAGYDGQSGLSAKNVGYDVPRGAGNPQGPVAPPNNAHYGSATPPNRAASGYEAPPRGGGGGGSNAVRK